A region of Toxorhynchites rutilus septentrionalis strain SRP chromosome 1, ASM2978413v1, whole genome shotgun sequence DNA encodes the following proteins:
- the LOC129761114 gene encoding ras-related and estrogen-regulated growth inhibitor-like translates to MTNLNKLKVVVIGSSKVGKSAVTVRYLTKRYIGEYSSSRDFLYRHSIIYDNVTTEVEILDTSKCDKRGCLYEHLRWGDAFVVVYSICDKASFEEAADYLQQLTKLKLPSYYTILLLGNKSDLDHAREISVNDGQELSFRYSCQFYEVSAAENFAGVSLAFQSLIREARSTQLFRALPLRRKLGVNSVSKALGNIFGKNSKGERKKRPSLSI, encoded by the exons CCGTCACCGTGCGGTACCTTACCAAGCGCTACATCGGCGAGTACAGCTCTTCGAGGG ATTTCCTCTACCGACATAGCATAATCTACGACAATGTCACTACGGAAGTAGAGATCCTGGACACGTCTAAATGTGAT AAACGAGGTTGTCTGTACGAGCATCTCCGCTGGGGCGACGCATTCGTCGTGGTGTACTCAATCTGTGATAAGGCTAGCTTCGAAGAGGCTGCCGACTACCTGCAACAGTTGACAAAACTCAAACTACCGTCGTACTACaccatacttctgctgggcAACAAAAGCGATCTTGACCATGCGAG AGAGATATCTGTCAACGACGGTCAGGAGCTCTCCTTCCGGTACTCGTGCCAATTCTACGAGGTCTCGGCCGCGGAGAACTTCGCCGGCGTTTCGCTAGCATTCCAATCACTGATCCGGGAGGCCCGCTCGACGCAACTCTTTCGGGCGCTTCCGCTCCGGCGAAAACTGGGCGTCAACAGCGTGTCCAAAGCGTTGGGCAACATTTTCGGCAAGAACAGTAAGGGCGAGCGCAAGAAGCGACCCTCGCTCAGTATATGA